The following are encoded in a window of Rissa tridactyla isolate bRisTri1 chromosome 3, bRisTri1.patW.cur.20221130, whole genome shotgun sequence genomic DNA:
- the GJE1 gene encoding putative gap junction epsilon-1 protein, with amino-acid sequence MSPNYMRSFSEGCLRPPTVIGQFHTLFFGSVRMFFLGVLGFAVYGNEALHFSCDPDKREVNLFCYNQFRPITPQVFWALQLVIVLVPGAFFHLYAACKSIKQEDILQKSFYSSFYVFSVFLRVILEAVAFWLQIQLFGFKVNAIYMCDMGAFEKKFNITRCMVPEHFEKTIFLIAMYTFTVITVVLCVAEIFEISCRRLGFLKTQ; translated from the exons ATGTCCCCCAACTATATGCGGAGCTTCTCGGAGGGATGT CTCAGGCCACCAACGGTAATTGGCCAATTCCATACTCTTTTCTTTGGCTCAGTCCGCATGTTTTTCCTTGGCGTTTTGGGCTTTGCTGTTTATGGAAATGAGGCCTTGCATTTCAGCTGTGACCCAGACAAGAGAGAGGTTAATCTTTTCTGTTACAACCAGTTCAGGCCTATAACTCCTCAg GTATTCTGGGCGTTACAGCTGGTGATTGTGCTGGTACCTGGAGCCTTTTTTCACCTTTATGCTGCGTGTAAGAGCATCAAACAAGAAGATATCCTCCAAAAGTCATTCTACAGCAGTTTTTatgtcttctctgttttcttaAGAGTTATCCTTGAAGCTGTGGCTTTTTGGCTTCAGATTCAGCTCTTTGGTTTCAAAGTGAATGCAATCTACATGTGTGATATGGGAGCATTTGAAAAAAAGTTTAACATTACCCGGTGCATGGTGCCAGAACACTTCGAAAAGACAATTTTTCTTATTGCGATGTACACATTTACTGTGATTACAGTGGTCTTGTGTGTTGCCGAAATTTTTGAGATCTCATGTAGAAGGCTAGGTTTCTTAAAAACTCAATGA